A region of Stigmatopora nigra isolate UIUO_SnigA chromosome 6, RoL_Snig_1.1, whole genome shotgun sequence DNA encodes the following proteins:
- the usp53b gene encoding ubiquitin carboxyl-terminal hydrolase 53: MRWMEPKTNQLPHPIMSNGSKSPPQSGEAARGNSMAWVKMFKKPGGGGGLKKSYQPGSMLSLALTKGLLNEPGQNSCFLNSAVQVLWQLDIFRRSLRHLSGHFCLGDSCIFCALKNIFSQFQQSRERVLPSDSLRNALAETFKDEQRFQLGLMDDAAECFENILERIHLHIVSDTANDSCCSKSCITHQKFAMMLYEQFVCRCCGASSDPHPFTELVHYVSTTALCQQVDRMMARTERIRSDMFGELLQAANNTGDLRNCPRDCGQSIKIRRVLMNCPEIVTIGFVWDAEQSDLTDDVIRSLGPRLNLCGLFNRVTDDNAKRSELHLVGMICFSSKHYSAFAYHTKSSKWMFFDDATVKEIGSKWKDVTTKCVRGHYQPLLLFYTNPEGTPVSNEDAPRQTTMCPRYKGQVNGETPAKNSLDSPNRFEEAFMENFQRVSETTKKDRGHTRIDASQFKEMTHTRPSSPPENGPREQKCKSYPRNEKLATLSSRASQEARGQFRPTQASGYTRKNHLSPSRSDEDGSQDQWENSGNGGSRTKFKSAWRPVREVLNVDTVLNELEQRRQQHHDSPRRAKNERAQAEQSREHGRSREDRKKKCLMTIYEDEQRHETESHSSVESDSRATQQRGGRLTGAAKTLLRSDTWTIQRTESGYESSDRLSSGSTNPDSPGVDGFAVKEQRSTETQFQNQMHSKAGDAKSSIASSPSHNGKHQAKPQGKNHGQVSHSHLKCSPGSRRKCKYTSSTCRKTCEQECVAADNRQSEQQELTSGRGHAGDCAAPRHVSKTSSSEWNSSDDLALSEPEDRDAYRSSDAAVPGPQCPRVPLAYRQTPVNASGESQRQPGSPGSPHHRLGQRLLPHHIETSDAVFRPRTLQEPFQVSPCHRKPDISGLRTFSDASSKSGSDPERSTPSSCESDDKLATGCRAEQGPLTQEVSLTTYFNVDNCMTETYRLKYHNQRPLLLSATVLRAAGPPERLDPAHTISTDTQDVSKAKPESSNTSIKPTAKWNPVTAKGLDERGFL; encoded by the exons ATGAGATGGATGGAGCCAAAGACCAACCAGCTCCCACATCCCATCATGTCCAACGGCAGCAAGTCCCCCCCTCAGTCGGGAGAAG CTGCAAGGGGTAACTCCATGGCATGGGTGAAGATGTTTAAGAAGcctggaggaggaggcggcctGAAAAAGTCCTACCAGCCTGGCAGCATGTTGTCTCTAGCGCTCACCAAAGGCCTATTGAATGAGCCCGGACAGAATAGCTGCTTCTTGAACAGCGCAGTTCAG GTGCTTTGGCAGCTGGACATTTTCAGGAGAAGTCTCAGGCATCTTTCAGGGCACTTTTGTCTGGGTGATTCCTGCATCTTCTGTGCATTGAAG AACATATTCAGTCAGTTCCAACAGAGCCGTGAGCGCGTGCTTCCCTCGGACAGCCTGCGTAACGCCCTTGCTGAAACTTTCAAAGACGAACAACGCTTTCAACTCGGCCTTATGGACGACGCTGCTGAGTGCTTT GAGAACATCCTGGAACGAATTCATCTGCACATTGTCTCAGACACGGCCAACGACTCTTGCTGCTCCAAATCCTGCATCACCCATCAGAAATTTGCCATGATGCTTTACGAGCAG tttGTGTGTCGCTGTTGTGGTGCGTCGTCAGACCCCCACCCTTTCACAGAGTTGGTACACTACGTCTCCACCACTGCTCTATG CCAACAGGTGGACCGCATGATGGCGAGGACTGAGCGTATCAGGTCGGACATGTTTGGAGAATTACTGCAGGCGGCCAACAACACAGGCGACCTGCGCAACTGTCCC cgAGACTGCGGTCAAAGTATCAAGATCCGTCGCGTGCTGATGAACTGTCCTGAGATTGTTACCATTGGATTCGTATGGGATGCAGAGCAATCCGATCTGACGGACGATGTCATCCGCTCACTCGGCCCTCGTTTGAATTTGTGTGGA CTTTTCAACCGTGTCACTGACGACAATGCCAAACGGAGTGAGCTCCATCTGGTGGGAATGATTTGTTTCTCCAGCAAACACTACTCAGCCTTTGCTTATCACACCAAATCTTCCAAATGGATGTTTTTTGATGATGCCACCGTAAAAGAG ATTGGCTCCAAATGGAAAGATGTGACTACTAAATGTGTCAGGGGACATTATCAACCACTTCTACTTTTTTACACTAATCCCGAGGGGACGCCAGTTTCTAATGAGGACGCCCCACGGCAGACCACTATGTGTCCTCGGTATAAAGGCCAAGTCAACGGAGAGACACCAG cgaAAAATTCCCTCGACAGTCCAAACAGATTCGAGGAAGCTTTTATGGAGAATTTTCAGAGGGTCAgtgaaaccacaaaaaaagacagagggCACACAAGAATAGATGCTTCCCAATTCAAAG AAATGACCCACACAAGACCTTCGTCTCCTCCTGAGAACGGGCCGAGGGAGCAAAAATGCAAAAGCTATCCCCGTAATGAGAAGTTAGCCACCCTTTCCAGTAGAGCATCTCAGGAAGCACGTGGGCAATTCCGACCCACGCAAGCAAGCGGGTACACTAGGAAGAACCATCTGTCACCCAGTCGTTCCGATGAGGACGGCTCCCAGGATCAGTGGGAAAACAGCGGGAATGGAGGAAGCCGAACTAAATTCAAATCCGCCTGGAGACCAGTTCGCGAGGTGCTCAACGTGGACACCGTTCTCAATGAACTGGAGCAACGTCGTCAACAGCACCACGACAGCCCTCGACGAGCCAAGAACGAACGGGCGCAGGCCGAGCAAAGTCGTGAGCACGGACGAAGCCGGGAAGATCGCAAGAAGAAGTGTTTGATGACCATTTACGAAGACGAGCAGCGCCACGAGACAGAGAGCCACAGCTCGGTGGAGTCGGACAGCAGGGCCACCCAACAGAGGGGCGGCAGGCTGACGGGTGCTGCCAAAACGCTGCTAAGGAGCGACACCTGGACCATCCAGAGGACCGAATCGGGATACGAGAGCAGTGACCGGCTCAGCAGTGGATCCACCAATCCTGACTCGCCGGGGGTCGACGGTTTTGCCGTCAAAGAACAGAGGTCAACGGAAACCCAGTTTCAAAA ccAGATGCACTCAAAGGCTGGCGATGCAAAATCAAGTATAGCGTCCTCACCATCACACAATG GTAAACATCAGGCAAAACCTCAGGGAAAGAACCATGGCCAGGTTTCACATTCACATCTTAAATGCAGTCCAGGTTCAAG GCGCAAATGCAAGTACACATCCAGTACTTGCAGAAAGACTTGTGAGCAAGAGTGCGTGGCTGCAGATAACAGGCAGAGCGAGCAGCAGGAGCTGACAAGCGGTCGAGGCCACGCAGGGGATTGTGCAGCCCCGAGGCACGTCAGCAAGACCAGCAGCTCCGAGTGGAACAGCTCCGATGACCTCGCCCTTTCCGAGCCCGAGGACAGAGACGCTTACCGGTCATCCGATGCCGCCGTCCCCGGACCGCAGTGTCCTCGTGTCCCCCTGGCCTACCGACAAACCCCGGTCAACGCCTCGGGGGAATCTCAGCGCCAGCCGGGTTCGCCGGGCTCGCCTCACCATCGACTGGGTCAGCGGCTCCTGCCCCATCATATCGAAACCAGCGACGCCGTTTTCCGGCCCAGGACGCTTCAAGAGCCCTTCCAGGTCAGCCCTTGCCACCGGAAGCCCGACATCTCTGGCCTGCGGACCTTCTCGGACGCCAGTTCCAAGTCGGGCTCAGATCCGGAGAGGAGCACGCCGTCATCGTGCGAGAGCGATGACAAACTGGCGACGGGGTGCCGTGCAGAACAGGGTCCCCTGACTCAGGAGGTTTCTCTTACCACATATTTTAACGTGGACAACTGCATGACGGAGACGTACCGTCTCAAGTACCACAATCAGAGGCCTCTGCTACTGTCGGCCACTGTGCTGAGAGCCGCCGGCCCTCCTGAGCGCTTGGACCCCGCGCACACGATATCTACAGACACGCAAGACGTGTCAAAAGCAAAACCCGAATCAA GCAATACAAGCATTAAGCCTACTGCAAAATGGAACCCGGTGACAGCCAAAGGCTTGGATGAACGAGGCTTTTTgtga